The following nucleotide sequence is from Actinomycetota bacterium.
GTTGTGCTCATATCGAACCACTTGCCAGCGTTATGTCTTAGACAGCATCCCGGATCAAGGGCTCCCGCCACACGTACAGGTACCAGAAGACCGGCATGGCGAGCATGTTTCCGAAGAACAGAACAACGGCCCACAACGCCTTCTTGTCCGCCGGCACCCGGTCCGTCTTGAACAGCAGGCGGATGTACACCGCCAGCAGACCAAATATCCACAGCATCGTCAGGGCGTGCACAACGAAGATCGTCCCGAACATCCTGTCCATCGAGTCGGTGGATCCGGGCTCGGTCGAGAAAATCGAGGCGGCCGAATAGATGAAGAAAGCGAAAAACAGGGCCATGTAAACCACGGGCCACAAGGTGGCGACGCCGAGTAGAAGTTTGTTGGTCCGGGACATAACTTTCCTCACTCCGTCGATCAGCCTAAGTGTAGGGCCAGACTGGCAGGATCGACCATGAAAAAGAGAAGGCCCGAAGACCCTCCCTTTTTACGATGCGGTGTGCGTTAGCCCAGGTCGTGCAGGATCACTCCCCGGCCGTCGCACGGCTCGCACTTGTGGGAGAACGCCTCCAACAGGCCTTCCGAGACCTTCTTGCGGGTCATCTGCACCAGCCCAAGCTCCGACACGCCGTACACCTGGGTGCGGGTCTTGTCCCTGAGCAGCGCCCTCTCGAAGGTGCGCAACAGCTCGTCGCGGTTGCGCTCGTAGCCCATGTCGATGAAGTCGATGACTATGATGCCGCCGATGTCCCGCAGCCTCAGCTGCTTGGCGACCTCCTCGGCCGCCTCCAGGTTGGCGTGCAGGACGGTGTCCTCGAGCGTCGACCGTCCGACGTAACGGCCGGTGTTCACGTCGATGACAGTCATGGCCTCGGTGCGGTCGATCACGATGTGGCCCCCGGACTGCAGCCAGACCTTGCGGTCGATTGCCTTCCGGACCTGCTCGGTCACGTGGTACCGCTCGAACAGCGGCATCCCGTCGGTGTACAGCGACACCCGGTCGCCGAACTCCGGAGCGACCTCCTCCAGGTAGTCACGGATCTGGTGGTAGGACTCCTCGCTGTCGACGATGACCTCTTCCACGTCGGCGGTGAACAGGTCACGGACCACCCGGATGGCCAGCGGCGGCTCGGAGTAGATGAGCTTGGGAGGTTTGGCGCCATCGATGCGCTCGGAGACCTCGTTCCAGATCCGGGTTAGGCGGGTCATATCGCGCTCGAGGTCCTCCTCGGAGGCCCCGACTGCGGCGGTGCGCACGATCATCCCGTGGCCCTCCGGACGGATCCGGTTGGCGATGTCCCTCAGGCGGCGCCGCTCGGCGTCCGCCAGACGGCGGCTGATGCCCAGCGAGTCGCTGTTCGGAACCAGCACCAGGTAGCGCCCGGCCAGCGAGACCTCGGTGGTCAGGCGCGCGCCCTTGGAGCCCATCGGGTCCTTGGTCACCTGGGCGACCACGGCCTGGCCGGACTTCAGCAGGGTCTCGATCCGCGGAGGCGGACCCTCCAGGTCCTCCTCGTAGGAAACCTCGCCCACGTACAGGACTGCGTTGCGGGCCTCGCCGATGTCCAGGAACGCCGCCTCCATACCGGGAAGCACGTTCTCCACCCGGCCGATGTAGACGTTGCCCACGATCGACTCGTCGGCGTGCTTGGCTACGTAGTGCTCGATCAGCTCGCGGCCTTCGAGTACTGCGATCTGGCTGCGCTCTTCACCGGTAGTGACCAGCATCTTGCGCGGTCCGAGC
It contains:
- a CDS encoding Rne/Rng family ribonuclease, with the protein product MNDQPAGAVEDKPPTAPRAPRKRRAPAASKAASADTAPPDTSTDPAPKAEAATKARTTPKADAAPPDAPATPAATGDEPAAAGEAKPKRVARTRTRKSKATLDSEAAAAAEAAAAPAAPEPAKAPAETPASESAPAGDGAPTVPFAERRSRAPRRKAGAAAAAPEGEPVIDTKPAAEAEAPVLGAASSETATEDSGSTTPREGRPRRRRSRSSGSGSAATDASTTEEGEAPAAPAAEASSESVTDDPETSEEGPEGADGDQASSGNGAGTARTRNRRRRSRSRGSGSGESPGRTNGGGEPAEAGTPSSNGTGSGGATVPAVAEPLLETRESRSSSSSSTTRGGRKRRTSRRPRLEHIAPLGPRKMLVTTGEERSQIAVLEGRELIEHYVAKHADESIVGNVYIGRVENVLPGMEAAFLDIGEARNAVLYVGEVSYEEDLEGPPPRIETLLKSGQAVVAQVTKDPMGSKGARLTTEVSLAGRYLVLVPNSDSLGISRRLADAERRRLRDIANRIRPEGHGMIVRTAAVGASEEDLERDMTRLTRIWNEVSERIDGAKPPKLIYSEPPLAIRVVRDLFTADVEEVIVDSEESYHQIRDYLEEVAPEFGDRVSLYTDGMPLFERYHVTEQVRKAIDRKVWLQSGGHIVIDRTEAMTVIDVNTGRYVGRSTLEDTVLHANLEAAEEVAKQLRLRDIGGIIVIDFIDMGYERNRDELLRTFERALLRDKTRTQVYGVSELGLVQMTRKKVSEGLLEAFSHKCEPCDGRGVILHDLG